A window of the Lactuca sativa cultivar Salinas chromosome 5, Lsat_Salinas_v11, whole genome shotgun sequence genome harbors these coding sequences:
- the LOC111892363 gene encoding plasma membrane ATPase 1 encodes MGEEKPEVLEAVLHETVDLESIPIEEVFENLRCSKEGLTSTAAEERLAIFGHNKLEEKKESKFLKFLGFMWNPLSWVMEAAAIMAIALANGGGKPPDWQDFVGIITLLIINSTISFIEENNAGNAAAALMARLAPKAKILRDGRWNEEDAAMLVPGDIISIKLGDIVPADARLLDGDPLKIDQSALTGESLPVTKGPGDGVYSGSTCKQGEIEAVVIATGVHTFFGKAAHLVDSTNQVGHFQKVLTAIGNFCICSIAVGMVIEIIVMFPIQDRQYRPGIDNLLVLLIGGIPIAMPTVLSVTMAIGSHRLAQQGAITKRMTAIEEMAGMDVLCSDKTGTLTLNKLTVDKNLIDVFAKGVDADTVVLMAARASRTENQDAIDAAIVGMLADPKEARADVQELHFLPFNPTDKRTALTYLDNQGKMHRVSKGAPEQILNLAHNKSDIERRVHAVIDKFAERGLRSLAVAYQEVPEGRKESPGGPWQFIGLMPLFDPPRHDSAETIRRALNLGVNVKMITGDQLAIGKETGRRLGMGTNMYPSSALLGQNKDESIAALPIDELIEKADGFAGVFPEHKYEIVKRLQARKHICGMTGDGVNDAPALKKADIGIAVADATDAARSASDIVLTEPGLSVIISAVLTSRAIFQRMKNYTIYAVSITIRIVLGFMLLALIWRFDFPPFMVLIIAILNDGTIMTISKDRVKPSPLPDSWKLAEIFATGVILGSYLAMMTVIFFWAAYKTDFFPRTFGVPTLEKTAHDDFRKLASAIYLQVSTISQALIFVTRSRSWSFVERPGWLLVIAFAIAQLIATLIAVYANWSFAAVEGIGWGWAGVIWLYNIIFYFPLDIIKFFIRYALSGRAWDLVIENRIAFTRQKDFGKEQRELQWAHAQRTLHGLEVPDTKMFGDRTNVTELNQMAEEAKRRAEIARLRELHTLKGHVESVVRLKGLDIETIQQAYTV; translated from the exons ATGGGGGAAGAGAAGCCTGAAGTTCTTGAAGCTGTGTTGCACGAGACTGTAGATTTG GAAAGTATACCTATTGAGGAAGTTTTCGAGAATCTGAGATGTAGTAAAGAGGGTCTTACGAGTACTGCTGCTGAAGAAAGATTAGCCATTTTTGGCCATAATAAACTCGAAGAGAAGAAG GAGAGCAAATTCTTGAAGTTTTTAGGGTTTATGTGGAACCCATTATCATGGGTTATGGAAGCTGCTGCTATAATGGCTATCGCCCTTGCTAACGGAGGA GGAAAGCCTCCAGATTGGCAGGACTTTGTGGGTATCATCACTTTGCTGATTATCAACTCCACCATTAGTTTCATAGAAGAAAACAACGCCGGTAATGCTGCGGCGGCCCTCATGGCCCGCCTTGCCCCAAAAGCCAAG ATTCTACGAGATGGACGATGGAACGAGGAAGACGCCGCGATGTTGGTCCCCGGAGATATAATCAGCATTAAACTCGGTGATATTGTTCCCGCTGACGCTCGTTTGCTCGATGGCGACCCTTTAAAGATCGATCAA TCAGCGTTGACCGGAGAATCACTTCCGGTGACAAAAGGCCCAGGAGACGGTGTGTATTCCGGTTCCACTTGCAAACAGGGCGAAATCGAGGCGGTTGTGATTGCAACCGGAGTTCATACTTTCTTTGGAAAGGCTGCTCATCTTGTTGACAGCACAAATCAAGTCGGTCACTTTCAGAAA GTTTTAACTGCAATCGGGAATTTCTGCATCTGTTCAATTGCGGTTGGAATGGTGATTGAAATCATTGTAATGTTTCCGATTCAAGATCGACAATACAGACCCGGAATCGATAATCTCCTTGTTCTCCTCATCGGTGGAATCCCAATTGCCATGCCGACTGTTCTTTCTGTAACAATGGCAATCGGGTCTCATCGCTTAGCTCAGCAG GGAGCAATAACAAAAAGAATGACAGCGATAGAAGAAATGGCAGGCATGGATGTGCTTTGCAGTGATAAAACCGGAACTTTGACTCTGAACAAGCTTACCGTTGATAAAAATCTAATCGAC GTATTTGCCAAAGGAGTAGATGCAGATACTGTTGTCCTGATGGCAGCTCGAGCATCAAGAACTGAAAACCAAGATGCCATTGATGCTGCCATTGTTGGCATGCTTGCTGACCCAAAAGAG GCTCGAGCGGATGTTCAAGAACTGCATTTTCTGCCTTTTAATCCCACGGATAAGCGGACCGCGTTAACGTATTTGGACAATCAGGGTAAAATGCATAGAGTCAGCAAAGGGGCCCCAGAACAG atattaaaTCTTGCACACAACAAATCCGACATTGAACGCCGAGTCCACGCAGTCATCGATAAGTTTGCAGAGCGAGGTCTTCGATCACTCGCTGTCGCATACCAA GAGGTTCCGGAAGGACGAAAAGAGAGCCCGGGTGGGCCATGGCAGTTCATCGGTCTCATGCCGCTGTTTGATCCGCCACGTCATGATAGTGCGGAAACGATTCGAAGGGCTTTGAATCTTGGAGTGAATGTGAAAATGATTACAG GTGATCAATTGGCGATTGGGAAAGAAACCGGGAGGCGTCTTGGAATGGGAACGAATATGTATCCGTCTTCTGCTTTGCTCggtcaaaataaagacgagtcgaTAGCCGCGTTGCCAATCGATGAACTCATTGAGAAAGCCGATGGTTTTGCTGGTGTTTTCCCtg AACATAAGTATGAAATAGTGAAGAGGTTACAAGCTAGGAAACATATATGTGGGATGACTGGAGATGGAGTAAATGACGCTCCTGCCCTTAAGAAGGCGGATATTGGGATTGCTGTGGCTGATGCAACCGATGCTGCCCGTAGCGCGTCTGACATAGTCTTGACTGAGCCCGGGCTAAGTGTCATTATCAGTGCGGTTTTGACCAGCCGAGCTATTTTTCAAAGGATGAAAAATTACACA ATTTATGCGGTTTCAATCACTATTCGTATCGtg cTCGGTTTTATGCTGTTGGCCTTGATATGGCGGTTTGACTTCCCGCCTTTCATGGTGCTTATCATCGCTATACTCAACGAcg GAACCATAATGACTATATCAAAAGATCGAGTGAAACCTTCTCCTCTCCCCGATAGCTGGAAATTAGCTGAAATTTTCGCAACTGGCGTCATTCTTGGTAGTTACTTAGCCATGATGACCGTTATTTTTTTCTGGGCTGCTTATAAAACAGACTTCTTTCCG CGTACATTTGGCGTGCCTACACTTGAAAAAACCGCTCATGATGACTTCCGGAAGCTTGCGTCCGCGATATATCTCCAAGTCAGCACAATCAGCCAAGCCCTAATTTTCGTGACTCGGTCCCGCAGCTGGTCATTTGTTGAACGCCCAGGGTGGCTTCTTGTTATCGCCTTTGCCATTGCCCAATTG ATTGCTACATTAATTGCGGTATATGCAAATTGGAGTTTTGCTGCGGTTGAAGGTATCGGTTGGGGATGGGCGGGTGTAATTTGGCTCTACAATATCATCTTCTATTTCCCGCTTGATATTATAAAGTTTTTTATTCGATATGCGCTTAGTGGAAGGGCATGGGATCTTGTTATTGAGAATAGG attgcGTTCACGAGACAAAAGGATTTCGGTAAGGAACAACGTGAGCTCCAGTGGGCCCATGCGCAACGGACCCTTCACGGGCTTGAAGTTCCCGACACCAAAATGTTTGGTGACCGGACGAATGTAACCGAGCTCAACCAGATGGCTGAGGAAGCCAAACGGAGAGCCGAGATTGCAAG GTTGAGAgagttgcatacgttgaagggccATGTTGAATCGGTAGTTAGATTGAAGGGTCTTGACATTGAAACGATTCAACAAGCGTACACCGTTTGA